ACGCGCCAGTGGACTACCCGCAACTGTGGGACATGTGGACCTTCGACTGGGTGCAATGGAACGGTTCGGCGCAGCAACCGATGGCCCGCAATATCGGTGAAGCACTGGGTGTGGGCGCCACGCTGAATTTCTTCGACAGCAGCGGGCAGCCGCTCAAGGGCGACGACCGCTACCCGTCCAGCGTCCGGGTGCGCGATCTGCACCGGATCGAGCAAACCCTGCAACGACTCAAACCGCCCGCCTGGCCAGAAGCCCTGTTGGGCAACATCGACAAGCCACTGGCCGCAAAAGGCCGCGAACTGTTTGCTGAAAACTGCGCCGGGTGCCACGTACCTCGCGTCACCCAAAGCGACGGCAGGCCGGTGCATCATCTGAAATTGCTGCCTGTGGAGGTGATTGGCACAGACCCCGGCGCCGCCAATAACATTGCCGATCATCGCTTCGATCTGACGGCCTTGCAATGGGATCCGGCAGAACTTGCGCAACTGGACGTACAACTGCATCCAAAACCCACAGAACCCTTGGATATGAGCCAGTTGTCAGTGGCCAAGGGACTGGCTTACGTCACTGCTTTTGTGAGCAACCAAGCCTACCGCGAGGCCAATGTGACACCCGCAGAGCGCCCGAACCTGGACGGATTCGGCCTGCCGATCGGCGTACAGGAATTGCGCAGCTACAAGGCCCGACCATTGGCGGGCGTCTGGGCCACGCCGCCGTTTTTGCACAACGGTTCGGTGCCAAGCATTTATCAATTGCTCTCGCCTCAGGATGAACGCGCGACCACGTTCTACAAGGGCACCTTCGAGTACGACCCCAAACATCTGGGTTATCGCACCGAAGCCTTCACCAACGGTTTTGTGTTCGACACGCGCGTTACTGGCAACCACAACAGCGGTCACGAGTTCCGCGCAGGCGAGCGCGGGAACGGCGTCATTGGTCGTCTGCTGCAGCCGGAGGAACGTTGGGCGCTGCTGGAATACCTGAAAGTGTTGGGCGGCCCGATGGAGTCGCAATTGCCAGACCGCCGCTTAAGTCAAAAGGATTGACCCATGCTGATTACTCTCTGGTTGCGCCTTGGCGTTTTCCTCGGCAAAACCCTGCTGTGGTTGCTGGGTCTGAGCCTGCTCGGCTGGGCGCTGATCATGGCCTGGTCCGCCTGGCAGCATCGCGGCCCGGTATCGGCTGAAGAACTGATTCCGGACGGCGAGGCGTCAATGACTCAGGACATCATTCAGACGGCCGTGCGTATCGTCGATCAACACCGTGAAAGTACTCGCTACCTGCGCGATGCCCATGCCAAGGCCCATGGTTGCGTGAAGGCCGAGGTTCAGGTGCTGCCGGATCTGGCGGCACAGTTACGTCAAGGCGTCTTCAGCGAACCCGGCAAAACCTGGCAAGCAACGATACGGCTGTCCAATGGCAATGCGTATCCGCAGTTCGACAGCATCCGCGATGCCCGAGGCATGGCGATCAAACTATTCGATGTGCCTGGTAAACAGTTGCTGAGCGACCGGCAAGGGCGCAGCGAACAGGATTTCGTGATGTTCAACCATCCGAACTTCTTTGTCAGCGATGTCGCCGAGTATCGTCAGAATGTGGCCGCTCAGGCTGATGGCAAAAAGGTGATGGCGTTCTTCCCGGGCTGGGATCCGCGCACCTGGCAGGTTCGCCATCTGTTTATCGCGCTGGCGACGCTCTCCCCTGCCCCGGCAAGCCCGACGCAGACCACTTACTTTTCGGTTTCGCCGTACAAGTTTGGTGAAGCCAATGCCAAATTCCGGGTGATGCCGGATCCTGATAGCTGCCCGGTCTACACGCTGCCCACGCAAAATCAAAACCTGCCGAATTTCCTGCGCAGTGCGCTGAACCAGCAGTTATCGACTGATCGGGTACCGGCGTGTTTCGTCTTACAGATCCAGCGTCAGGATGCGGGCAAGTACATGCCGATCGAAGACACCAGTATCGAGTGGAGCGAAAGCGACGCGCCCTTCGAAACCGTGGCCAAAATCAAACTGCCTGCCCAGGATTTCGACACCCCGGCGCTGAACCTGCAATGCGACAACCAGTCGTTCAACCCATGGTTCGGCCTTGAAGCCCATAGGCCGATTGGCGGGATCAACCGGTTGCGCAAAGCGGTGTATGAGGCCGTCAGCGGCTATCGACACAGTCGCAATGCCGAACAATAGGCAAGGCAGAAACGAAAAAAGCGACCCGAACAGGTCGCTTTTTCAGTGGAAGGCCAGCACAAAGCCAAATCCCAGACAGCAAAAAGCCCGCATTAAGCGGGCTTTCCGTGGTGCTCTGGCGTTCAGCGTTCCAGGTTACCGAATATGGCGCAGCGGACGGGACTCGAACCCGCGACCCCCGGCGTGACAGGCCGGTATTCTAACCGACTGAACTACCGCTGCGCGTAGCGTTGAAAGTAAGTGGTGGGTGATGACGGGATCGAACCGCCGACATTCTGCTTGTAAGGCAGACGCTCTCCCAGCTGAGCTAATCACCCTTTACCTTCGTTGCGGGGCGCATTGTGCCACAGATTTTCATAAAGTGTTGATTTAATTGATAAAAAATCAAAAAAATCTGAAAACCGATAAAACGACACACCCTGCAGGAACTTCAGACAGAAAAAAACCCGCGTTAGCGGGCTTTTCCGTGGTGACCTGGCGTTCAGCGTTCCAGGTTACCGAATATGGCGCAGCGGACGGGACTCGAACCCGCGACCCCCGGCGTGACAGGCCGGTATTCTAACCGACTGAACTACCGCTGCGCGTAACACTAAAGCGAATGGTGGGTGATGACGGGATCGAACCGCCGACATTCTGCTTGTAAGGCAGACGCTCTCCCAGCTGAGCTAATCACCCTTCACTTTCGGTGTGGCGCGCATTCTACGGAGCGATCCAAACTCTGGCAAGCACTTTTTAAATTAATTTTCTCAGGCCTTCCAAAGGCTTAGAGAAGGGTTGGCCTATGGCACCCGGAGGACAATAATGCCCCCTTTGTATAAAGGAGAGACTCACCCCATGTGGTTCAAAAACCTGCTTATCTATCGCCTGACCCAAGATCTGCCTTTTGATGCCGAGGCGTTGGAAACTGCACTGGCCACCAAACTGGCGCGTCCATGTGCAAGCCAGGAGTTGACCACCTACGGTTTCGTCGCGCCATTCGGCAAGGGCGAAGACGCGCCGCTGGTGCACATCAGTGGCGACTTCCTGTTGATCGCCGCCCGTAAGGAAGAACGCATTCTGCCGGGCAGCGTCGTACGCGACGCGGTGAAGGAAAAGGTCGAAGAGATCGAAGCCGAACAAATGCGCAAGGTCTACAAAAAGGAACGCGATCAGATCAAGGATGAAATCATCCAGGCCTTCCTGCCCCGCGCCTTTATCCGTCGCTCGTCGACCTTCGCCGCCATCGCGCCGAAACAGGGCCTGATCCTGGTTAACTCGGCTAGCCCGAAACGTGCCGAAGACCTGCTGTCTACCCTGCGCGAAGTGATCGGCTCGCTGCCAGTGCGTCCGCTGACGGTGAAGATGTCGCCGACCGCCACCATGACCGAATGGGTCACCACCCAGAAAGCCGCGAATGATTTCTTCGTGCTGGACGAATGCGAATTGCGCGACACCCACGAAGACGGCGGCATCGTGCGCTGCAAGCGTCAGGACCTGACCAGCGAAGAAATCCAGCTGCACCTGAGCACTGGCAAAGTGGTCACTCAACTGTCGCTGGCCTGGCAGGACAAACTGTCGTTCGTGCTCGACGACAAAATGGTGGTCAAGCGCCTGAAGTTCGAAGACCTGCTGCAAGATCAGGCGGAACAGGACGGTGGCGACGAAGCCCTGGGCCAACTGGACGCCAGCTTCACCCTGATGATGCTCACCTTCGGCGACTTCCTGCCGTCGATGGTTGAAGCGTTGGGTGGGGAAGAGATCCCGCAGGGTATCTAAAAGCAACCGGTTCCCCTTGAAGGAACCGGATCAAATGTGGGAGTTGGCTCGCCCGCTCCCACATTGATCCGTGGCGCGTGGCCCTGAGCGTGGTCGCCCATTTCCGGCAACGGATTGAGCCGCAAACTTGATCCTCGGATTAATGATGGGCACTCTATTGCCCAATGCGGGGACGACCTCGCGGCTCGATCGAGTGATTAATCCGGGGACGACCCCATCCATCGATGGAGGTCTCTTATGTCCTGGATCATTCTGTTTTTTGCTGGCCTGTTCGAAGTCGGCTGGGCAGTTGGCCTGAAATACACTGACGGTTTCAGCCGCCCTCTTCCTACCGCACTGACCGTTACCGCCATGGCGATCAGCCTTGGCCTGCTGGGCCTTGCCATGAAGGAATTGCCGCTGGGCACGGCCTATGCGATCTGGACTGGCGTAGGTGCGGTGGGCACGGTGATCGCCGGGATCATTCTGTTTGGTGAATCCATGGCGCTGTTTCGGCTGGCCAGTGTGGCGTTGATCATTACCGGGTTGGTTGGGCTCAAGATCAGCGCTTAGACCTCTACCGCCATCGCGAGCAGGCTCGCACATTGGATTTCCAGCGGCTAAAAAATCCGCGAACAGTGGCGATCCTGTGTGGGAACGAGTCTGCTTGCGATGATGGCCGCCTGACAGCCACCCCAACTTTCCCGTTATCATGTCGCCCATTTCCAGTCCCCCACGCCCTCCTCCTGATCAATAGCGAACCAGCCCATGGATACCCTCGCCCAACTTCGCGCCGGCCAATTGTCGGGCATTACTCGCCTGGATCTGTCCTGCGGCCTGACCGAGTTCCCCCGGGAAATCTTCGACCTGGCGGACTCGCTGGAAGTACTCAACCTCAGTGGCAACGCCTTGTGCAGCTTGCCGGACGACTTGCACCGCCTGACCCGTTTGCGCGTGCTGTTCTGCTCG
The window above is part of the Pseudomonas sp. B21-048 genome. Proteins encoded here:
- a CDS encoding cytochrome c, which produces MRLIFRLLILIAVLLGLGLTVVLYYVANPKLPSWSPAQQVNYLEQWSAADRQAYYFTPQGTQVKGLRYDWFNALELPFSQKRFAAPEYLARFGFLIDPSQKATPNNPGNLPVGFARHQNPGSQDEFLDITCAACHTGELRFNGQAVRIDGGSAQHVLPSSVPTLRGGSFGQALVASLASTYYNPWKFERFARNVLGQDYDARHQQLRQDFKVSLDTFLKVAWNDTHRGLYPTEEGPGRTDAFGRIANASFGDAISPANYRVANAPVDYPQLWDMWTFDWVQWNGSAQQPMARNIGEALGVGATLNFFDSSGQPLKGDDRYPSSVRVRDLHRIEQTLQRLKPPAWPEALLGNIDKPLAAKGRELFAENCAGCHVPRVTQSDGRPVHHLKLLPVEVIGTDPGAANNIADHRFDLTALQWDPAELAQLDVQLHPKPTEPLDMSQLSVAKGLAYVTAFVSNQAYREANVTPAERPNLDGFGLPIGVQELRSYKARPLAGVWATPPFLHNGSVPSIYQLLSPQDERATTFYKGTFEYDPKHLGYRTEAFTNGFVFDTRVTGNHNSGHEFRAGERGNGVIGRLLQPEERWALLEYLKVLGGPMESQLPDRRLSQKD
- a CDS encoding catalase family protein — its product is MLITLWLRLGVFLGKTLLWLLGLSLLGWALIMAWSAWQHRGPVSAEELIPDGEASMTQDIIQTAVRIVDQHRESTRYLRDAHAKAHGCVKAEVQVLPDLAAQLRQGVFSEPGKTWQATIRLSNGNAYPQFDSIRDARGMAIKLFDVPGKQLLSDRQGRSEQDFVMFNHPNFFVSDVAEYRQNVAAQADGKKVMAFFPGWDPRTWQVRHLFIALATLSPAPASPTQTTYFSVSPYKFGEANAKFRVMPDPDSCPVYTLPTQNQNLPNFLRSALNQQLSTDRVPACFVLQIQRQDAGKYMPIEDTSIEWSESDAPFETVAKIKLPAQDFDTPALNLQCDNQSFNPWFGLEAHRPIGGINRLRKAVYEAVSGYRHSRNAEQ
- the rdgC gene encoding recombination-associated protein RdgC; the encoded protein is MWFKNLLIYRLTQDLPFDAEALETALATKLARPCASQELTTYGFVAPFGKGEDAPLVHISGDFLLIAARKEERILPGSVVRDAVKEKVEEIEAEQMRKVYKKERDQIKDEIIQAFLPRAFIRRSSTFAAIAPKQGLILVNSASPKRAEDLLSTLREVIGSLPVRPLTVKMSPTATMTEWVTTQKAANDFFVLDECELRDTHEDGGIVRCKRQDLTSEEIQLHLSTGKVVTQLSLAWQDKLSFVLDDKMVVKRLKFEDLLQDQAEQDGGDEALGQLDASFTLMMLTFGDFLPSMVEALGGEEIPQGI
- the sugE gene encoding quaternary ammonium compound efflux SMR transporter SugE, translating into MSWIILFFAGLFEVGWAVGLKYTDGFSRPLPTALTVTAMAISLGLLGLAMKELPLGTAYAIWTGVGAVGTVIAGIILFGESMALFRLASVALIITGLVGLKISA